Proteins from one Dermacentor variabilis isolate Ectoservices chromosome 1, ASM5094787v1, whole genome shotgun sequence genomic window:
- the LOC142563768 gene encoding tRNA methyltransferase 10 homolog C-like translates to MLRSSLFQFSTSCINDVPRNKCWRALEVLAKAPLCTAKRFCCAVSTHKLVGEEGQNDESKEITCVYRTGDFPDLAHDRKSKERLRLLLRQHTLRLEHGLRAPQELSPQDVLDLLALSSFRKRCRLFEYLFYKEQKRLRQHRQEVNCLASVTEDIRSFKREFLPHTADRIEDYGLFRNSFLIRIRGSTINRYYESRQIPAILFGQSVVFDLGYDGVMSPRECNKAARDLLEAYGWNRCSRDPFHLHFCNASPNGATARILQDELFAASEHTVLSEITPSSYLDMFPKEKLVYLTPDSENTLDAFDYAAVYVIGALVDKETKEGATRAKATSEGLKTARFPQTFTWHWEKEISKPLHMTDVFKVLLALKRTNSWKYALKYLNSKVTVLQESSSICVPTTPQCQTQGIA, encoded by the coding sequence ATGCTTCGTTCATCTTTATTTCAGTTCAGTACTTCCTGCATTAATGACGTACCGCGTAATAAGTGCTGGAGAGCTCTGGAAGTACTGGCCAAAGCCCCGTTGTGTACAGCTAAAAGATTTTGCTGCGCAGTGTCGACGCACAAACTCGTCGGTGAAGAGGGACAAAATGACGAGAGTAAGGAAATCACCTGTGTGTACCGAACTGGCGACTTTCCCGACCTGGCGCATGACAGGAAATCGAAGGAACGATTGCGGCTACTGCTGCGGCAGCATACACTAAGGCTTGAACATGGACTACGAGCACCACAGGAATTGTCCCCCCAGGATGTGCTTGATTTGCTTGCATTGAGCTCGTTTCGTAAGAGATGCCGCCTGTTTGAATATCTATTCTACAAAGAACAAAAGCGTTTGCGCCAGCACCGACAAGAAGTGAACTGTTTAGCATCAGTGACGGAGGACATACGATCTTTCAAAAGGGAATTTTTGCCGCACACAGCTGATCGTATTGAAGACTATGGCCTTTTCAGGAATAGTTTTCTCATCCGTATCCGAGGGAGCACCATAAACAGATATTACGAGTCAAGGCAAATACCAGCAATACTGTTTGGCCAGAGTGTTGTGTTCGATCTGGGTTACGACGGCGTAATGTCTCCGAGAGAATGCAACAAAGCCGCCAGAGACCTGCTTGAGGCGTACGGGTGGAACAGATGCAGTCGCGATCCGTTTCACCTGCATTTTTGTAATGCATCTCCAAACGGAGCTACTGCGCGAATCTTGCAGGACGAGCTGTTCGCAGCATCTGAACATACAGTGTTGTCGGAGATTACACCAAGCAGCTATTTGGACATGTTTCCAAAAGAAAAGCTTGTGTATCTAACCCCGGACAGCGAAAACACATTGGATGCCTTTGATTACGCTGCAGTGTACGTAATCGGAGCGCTCGTAGATAAAGAGACTAAGGAAGGTGCTACTCGCGCCAAGGCAACTTCTGAAGGCTTGAAGACTGCACGGTTTCCACAGACGTTTACTTGGCACTGGGAGAAAGAAATATCAAAACCGCTGCACATGACGGATGTTTTCAAGGTCTTGCTTGCTCTAAAGCGAACAAACAGCTGGAAATATGCGTTAAAGTACTTGAACTCTAAGGTGACTGTTCTGCAAGAATCGAGTAGCATTTGTGTTCCAACTACTCCACAGTGCCAAACCCAAGGGATTGCATAG